In Ferribacterium limneticum, a genomic segment contains:
- the fusA gene encoding elongation factor G: MSKYTTEALRSVALVGHGAAGKTSLAESLLFATGAINAKGSVEKGNTVADFDAQEKEAGHSLTSAVVNFGYEGTHVHLIDTPGYPDFSGQAIAALAGVDTALIVVNAQTGVELMTERMMRYAGERKLCRMIVINKIDAENLDLPGLVANIRERFGKQCMLLDLPAHGAADVVEVLEHDAGDADFESVAAAHRALIDQIVEEDEDLLAQYLEDGADPTATALHAPFEKALREGHLIPILFTSAKTGAGIKELLHVLASLAPNPAEGNAPPFYKGEPGDKTEPFQAEPDAAKHVLAHVFKVVADPYLGKIGVFRVHQGTMKKDMQLFVGDSKRPIKVGHLYQLQGKDSIEVDELLPGDIGAIAKIDEVDFDCVLHDSHDEDHIHLVPLEFPKPMAGLAVETKKKGDEQRLFDILAKLAMEDPTFVVERHPTSNETVIRGLGEIHLKAKLGRMASQYKLEVDTKPPRIPYCETITAPAEAMYRHKKQSGGAGQFGEVHLRIEPKGRGEGFEFVDAVKGGVIPGVFMAAVEKGIRQGLEGGVVAGYAVDDLKVTVFDGKTHAVDGKEVAFTMAGRKAVIEAIRGAKPIVLEPIVSIEIIVPESAIGDLTGDLSGRRGHITGTDGRGHGMSAISGEVPLAELNDYQSRLKSLTGGQGSYTIEFARYAAVPPNVQQQLASKFQLHDEDE, from the coding sequence ATGTCCAAGTACACCACCGAGGCTCTACGTTCTGTTGCATTGGTCGGCCATGGCGCCGCCGGCAAGACCAGCCTGGCCGAGTCCTTACTGTTCGCGACCGGCGCCATCAACGCGAAGGGCAGCGTCGAGAAAGGTAATACCGTTGCCGACTTCGATGCCCAGGAAAAAGAGGCTGGTCACTCCCTGACCTCTGCTGTCGTCAATTTCGGTTATGAAGGCACGCATGTCCACCTGATCGACACCCCGGGCTACCCCGACTTTTCCGGTCAGGCCATCGCCGCGCTGGCCGGTGTCGATACGGCCCTGATCGTCGTCAACGCGCAGACCGGCGTCGAACTGATGACCGAGCGCATGATGCGCTACGCCGGCGAGCGGAAGCTGTGCCGGATGATCGTCATCAACAAGATTGATGCCGAAAACCTTGATCTGCCGGGCCTGGTTGCCAACATTCGCGAGCGTTTCGGCAAGCAGTGCATGCTCCTAGACCTGCCGGCGCACGGCGCGGCCGATGTCGTCGAAGTGCTCGAGCACGATGCCGGCGATGCCGATTTCGAATCGGTCGCGGCGGCGCACCGGGCGCTCATTGACCAGATCGTCGAGGAAGATGAAGACCTGCTCGCTCAGTACCTTGAAGATGGCGCCGATCCGACCGCCACCGCCTTGCATGCGCCATTCGAGAAGGCGCTGCGCGAAGGCCACCTGATTCCGATTTTATTCACCTCGGCCAAGACCGGTGCCGGCATCAAGGAGTTGCTGCATGTGCTCGCCTCGCTGGCGCCGAACCCGGCCGAAGGCAATGCGCCGCCGTTCTACAAGGGTGAGCCGGGCGACAAGACCGAGCCTTTCCAGGCCGAGCCGGATGCCGCCAAACACGTGCTGGCCCACGTCTTCAAGGTGGTGGCCGATCCCTACCTAGGCAAGATTGGCGTCTTCCGTGTCCATCAGGGCACGATGAAGAAGGACATGCAGCTTTTCGTCGGCGACAGCAAGCGGCCGATCAAGGTCGGCCATCTCTATCAGTTGCAGGGCAAGGACAGCATCGAGGTCGATGAACTGCTGCCAGGTGACATCGGTGCGATTGCCAAGATCGACGAGGTTGATTTCGACTGCGTGCTGCACGATTCGCACGACGAGGATCACATTCACCTCGTGCCGCTCGAATTTCCCAAGCCGATGGCTGGGCTGGCCGTCGAAACGAAGAAGAAGGGCGACGAGCAGCGCCTGTTCGACATCCTGGCCAAGCTGGCCATGGAAGATCCGACCTTTGTCGTCGAGCGTCATCCAACAAGCAATGAAACGGTCATCCGCGGCCTCGGCGAGATTCATCTGAAAGCCAAGCTCGGGCGCATGGCCAGCCAGTACAAGCTGGAAGTCGATACCAAGCCGCCGCGCATTCCCTATTGCGAGACGATCACCGCCCCGGCCGAGGCGATGTATCGCCACAAGAAGCAGTCGGGCGGTGCCGGCCAGTTCGGTGAAGTGCATCTGCGCATCGAGCCGAAGGGGCGTGGCGAGGGCTTCGAGTTCGTCGATGCCGTCAAGGGCGGCGTCATTCCCGGCGTCTTCATGGCAGCTGTCGAGAAGGGCATTCGTCAGGGGCTGGAAGGCGGCGTTGTCGCCGGTTATGCGGTCGACGACCTCAAAGTCACGGTTTTCGATGGCAAGACGCATGCCGTTGATGGCAAGGAAGTCGCCTTCACGATGGCTGGTCGCAAGGCCGTCATCGAAGCGATTCGCGGCGCCAAGCCGATTGTGCTCGAACCGATTGTCAGTATCGAGATCATTGTTCCGGAATCGGCCATTGGTGACCTGACCGGCGATCTGTCCGGTCGGCGTGGTCATATCACCGGCACTGATGGGCGCGGGCATGGCATGTCGGCGATTAGTGGCGAAGTGCCGCTGGCTGAACTTAACGACTATCAGTCGCGGCTTAAGTCGCTGACGGGGGGGCAGGGTAGCTACACCATCGAGTTTGCGCGCTATGCCGCTGTGCCGCCGAATGTGCAGCAGCAACTGGCGAGCAAGTTTCAGTTGCATGATGAGGATGAGTGA
- a CDS encoding response regulator transcription factor, giving the protein MKDNEPAKLIAIVEDDPDVAKIIEQVLADFGFRTVWCRSAGDLLRRLRTLAPDLCIIDLGLPDMDGIEAMQRVRAQSGCGILILTGRAHVSDRVMGLELGADDYVLKPFEPRELVARVRSIVRRREGSETQARQIAEFSGWRFNLGNNTLTAPNGEEHALSTAEADLLRVFVNNPNRILQREKLMGTRDLAPNDRAIDVRISRLRRKLEPDPQSPAFIKTVYGAGYLFLATVNWSGGGTA; this is encoded by the coding sequence ATGAAAGACAACGAACCCGCCAAGCTGATCGCCATCGTCGAAGACGACCCCGATGTCGCCAAGATCATCGAACAGGTGCTCGCCGACTTCGGTTTCCGCACCGTCTGGTGCCGCAGCGCCGGTGACCTCCTGCGCCGCCTGCGCACATTGGCTCCCGACCTCTGCATCATCGACCTCGGCCTGCCCGACATGGACGGTATCGAAGCCATGCAGCGCGTCCGCGCCCAGTCGGGCTGCGGCATTCTGATCCTGACCGGGCGCGCCCACGTCAGCGACCGCGTCATGGGCCTCGAACTCGGTGCCGACGATTACGTGCTCAAACCATTCGAACCGCGCGAACTGGTGGCCAGAGTGCGCAGCATCGTGCGCCGGCGCGAAGGCAGCGAAACGCAAGCCCGCCAGATCGCCGAGTTTTCCGGCTGGCGCTTCAACCTCGGCAACAACACGCTGACCGCCCCCAATGGCGAAGAGCATGCGCTAAGCACGGCCGAGGCCGATTTGCTCAGGGTCTTCGTCAATAACCCGAACCGCATCCTGCAGCGCGAAAAACTCATGGGCACGCGGGACTTGGCTCCCAACGACCGCGCCATCGACGTCCGCATTTCCCGTCTGCGACGCAAGCTCGAACCCGACCCACAGAGTCCGGCGTTCATCAAGACGGTGTATGGCGCGGGTTATCTGTTTCTGGCGACGGTTAATTGGTCGGGTGGGGGTACTGCTTAA
- a CDS encoding PAS-domain containing protein has translation MLIETASSPSSPRHEMLQAGLDLLDQGITVFDADLRLVAWNRPFLQLLEFPDELAYIGAPFAGFIRYNAERGEYGPGDIEAQIAERVAAARNFAPHVTERQRPNGRVLLLRGEPLAHKGFVTLYSDVTEQRYIEHLTEHQNIQLDERVRRRTAQLENANANLRRASEENERIAAALRRNEERLRLINDTIPIMIGYVDQNEVYQYANKGYSDWYGYPGESVTGRAVLDLIGPHVYSQVRDPVKRALAGQQVTYEYQMERQGQTVFARSTLVPEFAVDGKNLGFFVFSQEITEQKRMQAALVQAQKMEAIGQLTGGLAHDFNNLLTVIIGNLAALQDHRPDDAEINEFVEPALQSARRGVQLIKRLLTFSRQQPLEPKAVDIGNLIGSLAKLVRRSLPESIAVSTDLGGMTLHALVDPGQLESALLNFALNSRDAMPEGGRLHIAARAVELSTDAAAFDVSPGQYALIEVADNGCGMDATTLARACEPFFTTKRLGLGSGLGLAMAYGFAKQSGGGVSIQSQPEQGTTVLMVLPLATPEEDVDAPGEDATLPAGGELVLLVEDEPNVRRVVRQQLIDLGYPVIEAEDGVQALAMIDQIPDIAIVVSDVIMPGGLDGRQLADRVLMSQPDMRIVLMSGYTDEAEVGSDLPVLAKPFVRQDLARALRATNKEKQ, from the coding sequence ATGCTTATCGAGACCGCCTCGTCCCCTTCCTCCCCGCGCCATGAAATGCTGCAGGCCGGGCTGGACCTGCTCGACCAGGGCATCACGGTTTTCGACGCCGACCTGCGCCTCGTCGCCTGGAACCGCCCTTTCCTCCAGTTGCTCGAGTTTCCCGATGAACTGGCCTACATCGGCGCCCCTTTCGCCGGCTTCATCCGTTACAACGCCGAACGCGGCGAATACGGCCCGGGCGACATCGAGGCGCAGATAGCCGAGCGCGTCGCCGCGGCGCGAAACTTCGCGCCACACGTCACCGAACGCCAGCGGCCGAATGGCCGGGTCCTGCTCCTGCGCGGCGAACCGCTGGCGCACAAGGGTTTCGTCACGCTGTACAGCGATGTCACCGAGCAGCGCTACATCGAGCACCTGACCGAACACCAGAACATCCAGCTCGACGAACGGGTGCGTCGGCGTACCGCCCAGCTCGAGAACGCCAACGCCAACCTGCGCCGGGCCAGCGAGGAAAACGAACGCATCGCCGCTGCCCTGCGCCGCAACGAAGAACGGCTGCGCCTGATCAACGACACCATTCCCATCATGATCGGCTACGTGGACCAGAACGAGGTCTATCAATACGCCAACAAGGGCTACTCCGACTGGTATGGCTACCCCGGCGAGAGCGTCACCGGCCGGGCCGTGCTCGACCTGATCGGACCGCACGTCTACAGCCAGGTGCGCGACCCGGTCAAACGCGCGCTGGCCGGCCAGCAGGTGACCTACGAATACCAGATGGAGCGCCAGGGGCAGACGGTTTTCGCGCGCAGCACCCTGGTCCCGGAGTTTGCGGTCGACGGGAAAAACCTCGGATTTTTCGTTTTCTCGCAGGAAATCACCGAACAGAAGCGCATGCAGGCCGCCCTCGTCCAGGCCCAGAAAATGGAGGCCATCGGCCAGCTGACCGGCGGCCTGGCGCACGATTTCAACAACCTGCTCACCGTCATCATCGGCAACCTGGCCGCCCTCCAGGATCACCGCCCGGACGATGCCGAAATCAACGAATTCGTCGAGCCGGCGCTGCAGTCGGCACGGCGCGGCGTGCAACTGATCAAGCGCCTGCTCACCTTCTCGCGGCAACAGCCGCTCGAACCGAAGGCAGTCGATATCGGCAACCTGATCGGCAGCCTGGCCAAGCTGGTCCGCCGCTCGCTGCCCGAGTCGATTGCCGTATCAACCGATCTCGGCGGCATGACGCTGCACGCGCTGGTCGACCCCGGCCAGCTCGAAAGCGCCCTGCTCAACTTCGCCCTGAATTCGCGCGACGCCATGCCGGAAGGCGGCCGGCTGCACATCGCGGCGCGCGCCGTCGAACTATCGACCGATGCCGCCGCCTTCGATGTCAGTCCCGGCCAGTACGCCCTGATCGAAGTCGCCGACAACGGTTGCGGCATGGATGCCACTACGCTGGCCCGCGCCTGCGAACCCTTCTTCACGACCAAGCGCCTCGGGCTGGGCAGCGGCCTCGGGCTGGCCATGGCCTACGGTTTTGCCAAGCAGTCGGGCGGCGGCGTGTCGATTCAAAGCCAGCCTGAACAAGGCACGACCGTGCTCATGGTGCTGCCGCTGGCGACACCGGAAGAAGATGTCGATGCGCCGGGCGAGGACGCCACCCTGCCGGCCGGTGGCGAACTGGTCCTGCTCGTCGAGGATGAGCCGAACGTCCGTCGCGTCGTTCGCCAGCAACTGATCGATCTGGGCTACCCGGTGATCGAAGCCGAAGACGGCGTGCAGGCGCTGGCCATGATCGACCAGATTCCCGACATCGCCATCGTCGTCAGCGACGTCATCATGCCCGGCGGCCTCGATGGCCGGCAGCTGGCTGACCGCGTACTGATGAGCCAGCCCGACATGCGCATCGTGCTGATGAGCGGCTACACCGACGAGGCCGAAGTCGGCAGCGACCTGCCGGTGCTAGCCAAACCCTTCGTCCGCCAGGACCTGGCCCGCGCTCTGCGTGCCACCAACAAAGAAAAACAATGA
- a CDS encoding acyl-CoA synthetase — protein MVNPYSVGLEQNPANFVALSPLSFIERSAFIYPKRISVIQGARQYTWKESYDRSRQLASALKNRGIGKGDTVAAMLPNTASMFECHFGVPMTGAVLNTLNTRLDAEAIAFMLAHGEAKVLITDPEFSGIIKAALALLEGPKPLVIDSLDPDFTGGESLGEKSYEDFLKEGEPDFAWSLPDDEWDAIALNYTSGTTGNPKGVVYHHRGAYLNAASNIISWGMPPHSVYLWTLPMFHCNGWCFPWTLAANAGTSVCLRKVDPALIFNLIKAHKVSHMCGAPIVWGMMINSPDSLKEGIEHQVNGLIAGAAPPAAIIEGCEKMGFNITHVYGLTETYGPAAVCAKHPEWDKLPIDLRAARNGRQGVRYHMQEGIEVRDTVSLEPVPWDGETMGEIMFKGNLVMKGYLKNPKATEEAFEGGWFHTGDLAVVHSDGYVKIKDRSKDIIISGGENISSLEVEDVLYRHPAVVAAAVVAKPDEKWGEVPAAFVELKADASCTEAEMIEHCRAHLARFKVPKQVVFGELPKTSTGKIQKYVLRQHANSALAIE, from the coding sequence TTGGTTAACCCGTATTCCGTCGGGCTGGAGCAAAATCCGGCCAATTTCGTCGCACTGTCCCCGCTCAGCTTCATCGAGCGTTCAGCTTTCATTTACCCGAAGCGTATCTCGGTCATCCAGGGTGCCCGCCAATATACCTGGAAGGAAAGCTACGACCGTAGCCGCCAGCTGGCTTCCGCCCTGAAGAATCGCGGCATCGGCAAGGGCGACACGGTTGCCGCCATGCTGCCCAACACGGCTTCGATGTTCGAATGCCATTTCGGCGTGCCGATGACCGGCGCCGTGCTCAATACCCTGAACACCCGTCTCGACGCCGAAGCCATCGCCTTCATGCTGGCCCACGGCGAAGCCAAGGTGCTGATCACCGACCCCGAGTTCTCGGGCATCATCAAGGCCGCGCTGGCCCTGCTCGAAGGGCCGAAACCGCTGGTCATCGACAGCCTCGATCCGGACTTCACGGGCGGCGAGTCGCTTGGCGAAAAGAGCTACGAGGATTTCCTCAAGGAAGGCGAGCCCGATTTCGCCTGGAGCCTGCCCGACGACGAGTGGGATGCCATCGCGCTCAACTACACCTCGGGCACCACCGGCAACCCGAAAGGTGTCGTTTATCACCATCGCGGCGCCTACCTCAATGCCGCCTCGAACATCATTTCCTGGGGTATGCCGCCGCACTCGGTGTACCTGTGGACCCTGCCGATGTTCCACTGCAACGGTTGGTGCTTCCCCTGGACCCTGGCCGCCAATGCCGGCACCAGCGTCTGCCTGCGCAAGGTCGATCCGGCCCTGATCTTCAACCTGATCAAGGCGCACAAGGTCAGCCACATGTGCGGCGCACCGATCGTCTGGGGCATGATGATCAACTCGCCCGACAGCCTCAAGGAAGGCATCGAGCATCAGGTCAATGGCCTGATCGCCGGCGCCGCGCCGCCGGCCGCGATCATCGAAGGCTGCGAAAAGATGGGCTTCAACATCACCCACGTTTACGGCCTGACTGAAACCTATGGCCCCGCTGCCGTCTGCGCCAAGCACCCGGAATGGGACAAGCTGCCGATCGACCTGCGGGCTGCCCGCAACGGCCGCCAGGGCGTGCGCTACCACATGCAGGAAGGCATCGAGGTCCGCGACACGGTCAGTCTCGAGCCGGTGCCTTGGGATGGCGAGACGATGGGCGAAATCATGTTCAAGGGCAACCTGGTCATGAAGGGCTACCTCAAGAACCCGAAGGCGACCGAAGAAGCCTTTGAAGGCGGCTGGTTCCATACCGGCGACCTGGCTGTCGTGCATAGCGACGGCTACGTCAAGATCAAGGATCGCTCCAAGGACATCATCATCTCCGGCGGCGAAAACATCTCGTCGCTCGAAGTCGAAGACGTGCTTTACCGCCACCCGGCAGTCGTCGCCGCCGCCGTGGTCGCCAAGCCCGACGAGAAGTGGGGCGAAGTGCCCGCGGCCTTCGTCGAACTCAAGGCTGATGCGAGCTGCACCGAGGCCGAGATGATCGAGCACTGCCGCGCCCATCTGGCCCGCTTCAAGGTGCCCAAGCAGGTCGTGTTTGGCGAATTGCCGAAGACGTCCACCGGAAAGATCCAGAAATACGTCCTGCGTCAGCACGCCAATTCGGCGCTGGCCATCGAGTAA
- a CDS encoding electron transfer flavoprotein subunit beta/FixA family protein yields MKILVPVKRVVDYNVKVRVKADGTGVDLANVKMSMNPFDEIAIEEAVRLKEAGIASEVIAVSCGVAACQETLRTAMAIGADRGILVDCGDTEIQPLAVAKLLKALCDKEQPQLVICGKQAIDDDANQTGQMLAALQNWPQATFASKVVITNGKASVTREIDGGLETLEINLPAVVSTDLRLNEPRYATLPNIMKAKKKPLDTVKPADLGVDVTPRLTTLKVAEPAKRSAGIRVADVAELVNKLKNEAKVI; encoded by the coding sequence ATGAAGATTCTCGTACCCGTAAAACGAGTCGTTGATTACAACGTCAAAGTCCGCGTCAAGGCCGATGGCACCGGCGTAGACCTGGCCAACGTCAAAATGAGCATGAACCCCTTCGACGAAATCGCTATCGAAGAAGCCGTCCGTCTCAAGGAAGCCGGCATTGCCAGCGAAGTCATCGCCGTCTCCTGTGGCGTTGCCGCCTGCCAGGAAACCTTGCGCACCGCCATGGCCATCGGTGCCGACCGCGGCATCCTCGTCGATTGTGGCGACACCGAAATCCAGCCGCTGGCCGTCGCCAAGCTCTTGAAGGCCCTGTGCGACAAAGAACAACCGCAACTCGTCATCTGCGGCAAACAAGCCATCGACGACGACGCCAACCAGACCGGCCAGATGCTCGCCGCCCTGCAAAACTGGCCGCAAGCTACCTTCGCCTCCAAAGTCGTCATCACCAACGGAAAAGCCAGCGTCACCCGCGAAATCGACGGCGGCCTCGAAACCCTCGAAATCAATCTCCCGGCTGTGGTTTCCACCGACCTGCGTTTGAACGAGCCGCGCTACGCCACCCTCCCCAACATCATGAAAGCCAAGAAAAAGCCGCTCGACACCGTCAAGCCGGCCGACCTTGGCGTCGACGTCACCCCGCGCCTGACCACCCTCAAGGTCGCCGAACCGGCCAAGCGCAGCGCCGGCATCCGCGTCGCCGACGTCGCCGAACTCGTCAACAAACTCAAGAACGAAGCCAAGGTGATCTGA